Proteins encoded in a region of the Paenibacillus wynnii genome:
- a CDS encoding sensor histidine kinase, whose translation MDNLRKQTSILSYWTIRYLIIISIGLLITALTTFWWIKQEAMDNRMQTTGLLAQEIADRSVGPDGNIEVSQNLTALIEDRKRFFKLTVEMCVIITNNKGQLLFSMPPLTEEEMQHKLNDELNDVRSPEYKAATASIQRDGTLLGKVFVLQSKKTLKHIPQEEIGFFAIMLLFLIILSWLTIYLLARKLARPILKVATAAGQISSGQYDIAIQANAKEREINELIVSFQEMAGRLKQLEQSRAIMLAGVSHELKTPVTSIKGLIHAVREKVVEGDEADEFLDIALLEAGKLQRMVADLLDYNALAAGVISIRHDRLAAIPLLSEIVYQWFLTQDSGVSEPELTLPTTPLFLRGDPLRVQQIIVNLLNNSVQAKQQGIPLKLTIELHNTGRGTAEIIITDNGTGILAEHRGLIFEAFFRGGYKQSTLRGLGLGLTFSTLLAESMSGSLKLRDHDLPEAGCTFVLTLPLQR comes from the coding sequence ATGGACAACTTAAGAAAACAGACCTCTATTCTCTCCTACTGGACCATCCGTTACTTGATCATCATAAGTATAGGGCTGCTGATCACCGCACTGACTACCTTTTGGTGGATTAAGCAAGAAGCAATGGATAACCGGATGCAAACTACGGGACTGCTAGCGCAGGAAATCGCAGATCGGAGCGTGGGGCCGGACGGCAATATCGAGGTAAGCCAAAATTTAACAGCACTCATTGAAGACCGAAAGCGATTCTTCAAACTAACCGTAGAGATGTGTGTCATCATCACTAATAATAAGGGTCAGCTTCTGTTCTCCATGCCCCCTCTAACCGAGGAAGAGATGCAGCATAAGCTGAACGACGAGTTAAACGATGTCCGTTCTCCGGAATACAAAGCGGCTACAGCCTCGATTCAGAGAGACGGTACCCTACTGGGTAAAGTGTTCGTGCTGCAATCCAAGAAAACGCTGAAGCATATCCCGCAAGAGGAGATCGGCTTTTTTGCCATCATGTTATTGTTCTTAATCATCCTGAGCTGGCTGACTATATATCTCCTGGCCCGCAAACTGGCCCGACCTATTCTAAAGGTGGCTACAGCTGCAGGCCAAATCAGCAGCGGCCAATATGACATCGCTATCCAGGCCAATGCCAAGGAAAGAGAGATCAATGAGCTGATTGTATCTTTTCAGGAGATGGCAGGCAGACTGAAGCAGCTCGAGCAATCCCGGGCTATAATGCTGGCAGGGGTATCCCATGAGCTGAAAACACCGGTTACCTCTATTAAAGGTCTTATTCATGCGGTACGCGAGAAGGTTGTTGAAGGTGATGAAGCGGATGAGTTCCTGGATATCGCTCTACTGGAAGCCGGAAAGCTGCAGCGTATGGTGGCAGACCTCTTGGATTACAATGCACTGGCTGCAGGGGTGATCTCCATCCGGCATGACAGGCTTGCAGCTATCCCGCTTCTGTCCGAAATCGTATATCAATGGTTCCTTACACAGGATAGTGGGGTGTCTGAGCCGGAACTAACTCTACCCACTACACCTTTATTCCTAAGGGGAGACCCGCTGCGGGTTCAACAAATCATCGTGAATCTGCTGAACAATAGCGTCCAAGCCAAGCAGCAGGGCATCCCGCTCAAGCTTACTATTGAGCTCCACAACACAGGGCGCGGTACTGCTGAAATCATCATCACCGATAACGGCACAGGGATATTAGCGGAGCATCGGGGGCTTATTTTCGAGGCTTTTTTCCGGGGCGGCTACAAGCAGAGCACTCTTCGCGGTCTAGGTCTCGGTCTTACCTTCAGCACACTGCTTGCAGAGTCTATGAGTGGAAGCCTGAAGCTTCGTGATCATGACCTCCCGGAGGCCGGATGTACCTTTGTATTAACTTTACCGCTCCAACGATAG
- a CDS encoding (deoxy)nucleoside triphosphate pyrophosphohydrolase, whose translation MIEVAAAIIYNGEGQLLIARRREDKSQGGLWEFPGGKIEPGESVQHCLQRELMEEMSISILPYAFFGTNKHSYGNLHIELIAWKAEYLEGEMQLVDHDDYQWVLPKGLGQFVFAPADVPFVERLLKESR comes from the coding sequence GTGATTGAGGTAGCGGCAGCGATAATATATAACGGTGAAGGACAGCTGTTGATCGCCCGAAGGCGGGAGGATAAATCACAGGGAGGTCTTTGGGAATTCCCCGGCGGCAAAATCGAACCAGGCGAGAGCGTTCAGCATTGTCTGCAAAGGGAGCTGATGGAGGAGATGAGCATCTCTATCCTTCCCTATGCATTTTTTGGGACGAATAAGCATAGCTATGGAAACTTACATATCGAACTGATTGCTTGGAAAGCGGAGTATCTGGAAGGGGAAATGCAGCTAGTGGATCATGATGATTACCAATGGGTGCTGCCTAAGGGACTGGGTCAGTTTGTCTTTGCTCCGGCGGATGTTCCATTTGTAGAGCGGCTGCTGAAGGAGTCTAGGTAA
- a CDS encoding Gfo/Idh/MocA family protein, protein MAGDNAYKVKWGIISTGWIAHQFVTDLVHCSNGVAYAVGSRSQESADEFARNHGISKAYATYEDLVNDPEVDAVYIGTPHPFHKENALLALRAGKAVLCEKPFTVNSRELEEVVAYAREHKLFLMEAMWSRFIPAIVKVREWIAEGRIGEVRLVKADLGFRADWNPEGRLLNPNLGGGALLDVGIYPISFASMVFGPHPEKISSIVHIGETGVDEHFSMLLSYEGGRTASLNAGIRLKMLEEAHVFGTEGHIIVEGTLVNPKSAALYVGGEKVESFEHERSSIGYVYEAEEVGRCLQAGLTESPIMPLDESLAILKLLDEVRAQWGLVYPGE, encoded by the coding sequence ATGGCTGGAGACAACGCTTACAAGGTGAAATGGGGTATCATCAGTACCGGCTGGATCGCTCATCAGTTCGTAACGGATTTAGTTCATTGTTCTAATGGTGTGGCCTATGCAGTGGGATCTCGTTCGCAGGAAAGTGCGGATGAATTTGCCCGCAATCACGGCATATCCAAAGCGTATGCAACCTATGAGGATTTAGTAAATGACCCTGAGGTGGATGCTGTTTATATTGGAACACCGCACCCTTTTCATAAAGAGAATGCGCTTTTGGCGCTACGTGCAGGCAAAGCTGTGCTGTGCGAGAAGCCTTTTACAGTAAATAGCCGTGAATTAGAGGAAGTTGTGGCTTACGCGCGTGAGCATAAGCTGTTTCTGATGGAGGCCATGTGGAGCCGCTTTATACCGGCAATAGTTAAGGTCAGAGAGTGGATTGCCGAAGGACGGATCGGTGAAGTGCGTCTGGTAAAAGCGGATCTAGGCTTCCGGGCAGATTGGAATCCTGAAGGACGATTGCTGAATCCGAATCTCGGAGGCGGTGCGCTGCTGGATGTGGGCATTTATCCGATCTCTTTTGCCTCAATGGTCTTTGGACCGCATCCTGAAAAAATATCAAGCATAGTGCATATCGGTGAGACCGGGGTGGACGAGCATTTCTCGATGCTTCTCTCCTATGAAGGCGGGCGTACAGCTTCTCTGAACGCAGGAATACGTCTCAAAATGCTGGAGGAAGCGCATGTTTTTGGGACGGAAGGTCATATTATCGTGGAGGGCACCTTAGTAAATCCGAAATCAGCAGCGCTGTATGTGGGTGGAGAGAAGGTAGAATCTTTTGAGCATGAACGCAGCTCTATCGGTTATGTATATGAAGCTGAAGAGGTGGGCCGCTGCCTGCAAGCAGGGCTGACAGAAAGTCCAATCATGCCGCTTGATGAGTCTCTGGCCATCCTGAAGCTGCTGGATGAAGTGCGTGCACAGTGGGGACTTGTCTATCCAGGTGAATAA
- a CDS encoding response regulator transcription factor encodes MKSILIVEDEEAISRVLSVYLKKAGFNVTRVPDGRLALEAFELSPPSLILLDIMLPNMDGFELLQLIREKSSCPIIMLTAKDEIKDRLAGLDGGADDYMSKPFIPEEVVARVNAVLRRPSQWSDGSSKRHFGSLFIDYSARSVLLNGAEVNLSPRDLSVLLFLAERPNQICRRDQLIEHVWEMDYEGSDRAVDLSIKRLRQALSHWPTGEGEIRTLRGIGYQLWTT; translated from the coding sequence TTGAAATCTATTCTTATAGTAGAAGATGAAGAGGCCATTTCAAGAGTTCTGAGTGTTTATTTAAAAAAGGCCGGCTTCAACGTAACCCGCGTTCCCGATGGACGTTTGGCCCTGGAAGCCTTCGAGCTATCGCCGCCTTCGCTTATCCTTCTTGATATCATGCTGCCGAACATGGACGGCTTCGAACTGCTGCAGCTCATTCGTGAGAAAAGCAGCTGCCCCATTATCATGCTGACGGCAAAGGATGAAATTAAGGATCGTCTTGCCGGTCTTGACGGGGGTGCGGACGACTATATGTCCAAGCCATTCATCCCCGAAGAGGTAGTGGCTCGTGTAAATGCAGTACTCCGCCGCCCCTCTCAATGGTCGGATGGCAGCAGCAAAAGGCATTTTGGAAGCTTATTCATAGATTACTCAGCGAGAAGCGTCCTTCTGAACGGAGCAGAGGTGAACCTCTCTCCTCGGGATTTATCCGTCCTGCTCTTTCTTGCCGAACGCCCCAACCAGATCTGCAGAAGAGACCAGTTAATTGAGCATGTATGGGAGATGGACTATGAGGGAAGCGATAGAGCCGTGGATTTGTCGATCAAAAGGCTCCGTCAAGCGCTGTCGCATTGGCCTACTGGTGAAGGTGAAATCCGTACGCTGAGAGGAATCGGGTATCAATTATGGACAACTTAA
- a CDS encoding YceI family protein, protein MKKKPIVLVAAGIVIVAVISGYTMLNKTLGNNVDIESVIPAQSQATDTAGNKDVASAEGSTGAAAGAAVTAEQLNGNWTIADTSKVYWSVTTSKETVNFVNPTVTGSWNVDLEDVESMTGEGTVNMVTLDSENAKRDEHVKSKDFLDVEAFPQSTFTAKSFSELPIEWVEGTPVPMELQGTLTVKGIAKDVTFQSEAAYSGGKLMLSGTTTVNFSDFGMSNPHTVVLDTENTLEVRLELVLTK, encoded by the coding sequence ATGAAGAAAAAACCTATAGTGCTGGTTGCTGCCGGTATTGTGATCGTAGCTGTTATCTCGGGTTACACAATGCTGAACAAAACACTGGGCAATAATGTGGACATTGAGTCCGTGATTCCTGCACAGAGTCAGGCGACAGACACCGCGGGAAATAAGGATGTTGCTTCAGCGGAGGGGTCAACAGGAGCAGCGGCAGGTGCCGCGGTTACAGCGGAGCAATTGAACGGAAACTGGACAATCGCTGACACCTCCAAGGTATACTGGTCGGTCACAACCTCCAAAGAAACAGTGAATTTCGTGAATCCTACGGTTACGGGCAGCTGGAATGTGGATTTGGAAGATGTGGAATCGATGACAGGTGAAGGCACAGTGAATATGGTTACGCTGGATTCCGAGAATGCCAAAAGAGATGAGCATGTGAAAAGCAAAGACTTTCTGGACGTAGAAGCCTTTCCTCAGTCTACTTTTACAGCTAAATCATTCTCTGAGCTTCCAATCGAATGGGTAGAGGGAACGCCCGTACCGATGGAACTGCAAGGGACCCTCACGGTAAAAGGGATTGCTAAAGACGTCACTTTTCAGTCCGAAGCGGCTTACAGCGGCGGGAAGTTAATGCTATCTGGAACCACAACGGTCAACTTCTCCGATTTTGGAATGAGCAACCCGCACACGGTAGTCCTAGATACTGAAAATACGCTAGAGGTACGCCTCGAGCTTGTGTTAACCAAATAA
- a CDS encoding zinc-dependent metalloprotease family protein: protein MMKKRLTKVFGFTAALSLLFPTLTSAYQAQDAFFNSQGFSKTTIAAMPWWEDSTVAGLGYSTILSDARAKWDAASAANVGYSKKTSADSATLRFYVHNDANVNYYGVFKPYDSSGTAFTDADVENPNKSFYKGNLVIANYYIQHSPAAGGGPMNRTQTLDVAIHEIGHSLSLRHQPDSEVSVMAISKVTSYGSPQTLDYSNIDYKY, encoded by the coding sequence ATGATGAAAAAGAGATTAACAAAAGTATTTGGTTTTACTGCTGCATTATCTTTATTATTTCCAACTCTTACAAGTGCTTATCAGGCACAAGATGCCTTTTTTAACAGTCAAGGATTCTCAAAAACAACAATTGCAGCTATGCCTTGGTGGGAAGACTCTACAGTAGCCGGCCTAGGATACTCAACAATTTTAAGTGATGCAAGGGCAAAATGGGATGCGGCAAGTGCAGCTAACGTAGGCTATAGCAAAAAAACCTCAGCTGATAGTGCTACCTTAAGATTTTATGTCCATAATGATGCAAACGTTAATTATTATGGGGTATTTAAACCGTATGACTCTTCAGGAACCGCGTTTACTGATGCCGACGTAGAAAACCCTAATAAATCCTTTTATAAAGGTAATTTAGTTATCGCCAACTATTACATTCAACATTCTCCTGCAGCTGGTGGTGGGCCAATGAATCGTACACAGACACTGGACGTTGCCATTCATGAAATTGGGCATTCATTAAGTTTGCGCCATCAACCAGATAGTGAAGTGTCTGTCATGGCAATCTCAAAAGTCACCTCTTATGGTTCTCCCCAGACTCTTGACTACTCAAATATCGATTATAAATACTAA